A window of Natator depressus isolate rNatDep1 chromosome 3, rNatDep2.hap1, whole genome shotgun sequence genomic DNA:
CTGcttaaaagaaaataagagattTGAActattatctagttcttttaatatttggttttgatttttgttgttttgatcATACAAATACTACTATTTCTAGTACCTTCAATTATTATATGAATTAACTCTTCCCAAATTAAATAGTGGTTTCTACACTCACTTACCAGCTGTGCTCACTGAAAACAATGCGGTTGCACAGTGGAGTCCAAAATCTGTGGCCTTTGTTTATGCCCAATTATAGCCTTCATTTGTGTGACAGTTACTGATAGCCAATAAAGATGCACTCTGATAGTCTCACTGTGAGACAAAAGTTGACATAAGATTCTGAGAGGTATGAGATAGCTGTAGTGCCTAATTAGTGTCTGTACCCACTAATTAGAATACCCACCCGTTTGTGACTGGTAAGTGACCATAtggttttttctctttttgctgctgctgcttctgctttgGGCTGCAGTTACATACGTCTTTTGTCAAACAGTTCAATGAGAACATAATATTCTTGACAAAGGCCAGAATTCATCTAGGACAGACTGTCTAATAAAGGCAGAGTGATTGGCATTTCCCAATCTTAAATACTTCTATGTGGCATGTAGGGATAGTACAGTAAAAGATATGCCCCCTAACAAAGATCAAAAATGTTTTGCCTTACATGTTTTCTGGATGGAGAGACCAACTGAAAATAGGGACCCCAAACTCAGGCTGTTGTTACTTACTTCAGGTCAAGTAATTTACGAAGCCAGCACCATGAATGATCTGATCTTTGAACAAACCCCAGATATTGCAAATTTGCCGCTTTCCTGGTTTATCACTACTTATTCGCAGAGGTCAGGGCCTTCCATCAAGGAGGCAGGCTGACCCTATCTGTCTATCTTCAAAGTTTCACGGACTCTGTTGGCACTCGCTGGTGGCAAATGATGACCATCTGCTGGACCAAAGCATTAAAGGGTTGGTAGTATGCTATAGTCATCTATTATCCACAGCCACTGATGCACTGCTtatgccctctccctcccccctgcccatcctgtcagATCACCTTGGTAAACTGATGAGTTGGGACAGATTAAAGGGAGGAGGCAGTAGATTGGAGCATTGATGATGGAAGAACAGAGTCTGATAGTCTGCAACATGAAGAATTTGTGACTTCTATTCCACATTGGTGAAAGAATATAAACACATCATAGAGTCTTGCTCCAAAGTTCCTACAAAGTACCACCTGGCAGATCTTTAAAACTATACCACTCTTATTGAGAAACTTCTCTAACAGTCAAGGAGCACTGGTTCTCTTTGTTCAGTTCCAAGGGACTATCGTGCTCATAAGGAGGGCTGTACTGAAAGCATTGGAGACTAAGGTTCTCTCCCCACAGAACCAGTAGGGCAAGGTATAGTACAAGCTCCCAACACTATCTAGCTATGTGTCTCAATTCCTAACCTAGAAAGATCCCTTTTTGGAGAGTAAAGCTCAATCCGTACGCCCAAACTGTCAAAAAGGGGACCAAATTAATGTTGTTGTTCAGGTGTCAATCCAGATCCAGTAGTCTGTGTGGAATGGCTGGTAGCCTCAGCCCAGTTGCTAGTGAACTTCCATTAAAtattaggagtacttgtggcaccttagagactaaccaatttatttgagcataagctttcgtgagctacagctcacttcatcggatgcatactgtggaaaatacagaagatgtttttatacacacagaccatgaaaaaatgggtgtttatcactgcaaaaggttttctctccccccaccccactctcctgctggtaatggcttatctaaagtgatcactctccttacaatgtgtatgataatcaaggtggggggagagaaaaccttttgtagtgataaacacccattttttcatggtctgtgtgtataaaaacatcttctgtattttccacagtatgcatccgatgaagtgagctgtagctcacgaaagcttatgctcaaataaattggttagtctttaaggtgccacaagtactccttttctttttgagaatacagactaacatggctgttactctgaaacctgtcattaaatattAGTAACTCCGCACTAGAGTTTTAGCCAAAGCACCATTTTATAGACAAAAGGTTGTGGTTTATCCATGATCAATCCTATGAATCATTCAATCCTTTATTCAACGAGGGTGGTATTCACTACCGTGCAGTGGTCTTGCACAATGCCCTACAAAAAAATTCAAACCTCAGTTATCTCTGTGTTAAGGGTATAAGTGGTACATAAGATTTTGCACTGACCTGCTATGCTAGGATGGATGTCCCTCTTTAAGCCCCCCAGTTATAGAACAGACCAAAGACACCTAATTCCTGAACTGTAGAAGATTATGTTATTGTTTAttggtgttttaaaaataactctCTGTACATGGTCTATAATTCACCATACTTTAGATGAAGATTTAATCTCAGTTACTTGTGTCTACTCTCTCTGAATTTAAATACACAATTCCTGATTTTTTCattagttcaaaaaaaaaaataacctgcATCTCCCATCATTATGCCCTCTAGCATCAGGAACAATGGGTTCCAATCACTTCTCTTCCCATCTTTTTTCTAGAATACCCTACTCCACTGCAGTCTAAGCTATCCAATagtccttttatcatttttgttgcttttctttgaAACCTTTATTGCTCTTTAATGTCCCTTTTGCAGTGGATTGTCCTTAAATATCCAGAGTACTCTAAGTAACTATCCTTAATCGGGGACTTGCACAGGCAGATCAAGAGCAGTAAATGGCACTAAAGGTGGTCTGGCAAGTCTCTAATAGTAACTCCTATGGGTGTCTTTGGTTTCATTTAAACATTTCCCTTTTTGTGTCTGAAATCTGCATTGTTTTGCAGTTCTGTCTGTCATTCCTATAGCCGCTGACCCTGTGGTTAGCAAAGTTTTCTGTTAACTTAGGTCAGTGATTAGTGGCCTTTTTCTGCAAAGGGCCACACTGAAATATGAACCTGGCTTGTTTTGCTCTGATGCTCTTAAATCTACTGCTACTTTTCCTCTTAAGATTTTTTTGAAAACTATATTTCTTGCAATTCAGGGTTTGAGGGCAAGGTTCTATGTGTCTGACTCCAATTTAGATTCATTTTCTAATAGAGTTATACAGGTAAAGATAGTGCAGAGTAATtgagaataattttgaaaatgttcaggaAAAAGGAATGAATTATAAACTAAACAACTTAATACAAAATTTCTTATGCCTATAGTAATAAAAGATAATTTTATTATGCCCAGGGAGATCAAAATTTTGGTAAATTATATTAAGCAACCAATATTGGGACTTCCTGAGGTATCCAAGAGAAAGGGGATGTCTGATTTTATATCTGCTACTTTGAATTCTGGAGCTATTTTTGATCCACCTCTCTTATCCTAAATGGATTCAGGAAACCAAATAAACGTTCATTAATGTCTAAATTGGCCAGATCAAGTATTTTTTCTACTGTAATTGTAGTCTTTGCCTCAGTTCTAGATAGGGAAAGAATTACAGAAATGCAAGATTACTTTATACATTGATCATGGGATTCATGTCTTTCCTGATCTTTCTAAGACCATTCAGCCTAGAAGTTGAAATGTATGTTTGCTTACAGAAAGCCCTACAGCCATGAAATCTGTTTTTTATCCTTCAAAGCTGTGTTTTTCTAAAGACaatggaaaattatttttcttttacaatgATTGTGAGGCGTTTCTAATCTCTCAGAGGAATAATAAAGAGTCTCTTTCTCCAGCTACAGAAATGTTgatttctgtgctgtaattgtgATATTCTGTGGATCAGATCTTCACCTAGTACAGTGAGTCTAGTGTTATATCACATCTTTCAAGCTTAATATGCAGTTGATTAAAAAGCTTAGATTTCTTTGTTGCTCTTTTATCTGATCTTTCTATGCCAAGGTGTTTAGTGGCCTGCTGAAATTTGTGGTTGTGAGATAGTTTAATTGCACTATGTAGGCACTTTGTCTTGAATGCCATTATTTATTCAAATTTGGGAtatcatttttaaagtaatatgAAACTCATTTGAAGGCTGCCTTTGAAAAGAgtcactgaaaagtaccccttgctgaTGTTACTGCACTCCCACTCGCTCCAAACTGTTTATTCATCACCCTCTTTCCCCTAATGCCACCTACATCTAGTGAGATTGTAATTTCTGCTCGCTTCTTTACAAGTGCACTTTCTCACTTCACATTAATCTACTGAGGCTGCTCTTCAGCTGTTCTCTATTCTATTCTGCTTCATCACACATTCCAAGCTGGTTTTTTACATTTCTGTGAAGCAACAGACACCCCTGACTTTTGTTCTCTCTATTTCCAAGGCAAGCCTCTTAATCTTACATTTACTTAAAAAGAAACTGTTGAAACAACTTAGTACCTTTCTAAATAAGAGGCCCTGATTTAGAAAGGTAATAAGCACATGCCTCACTGAAAGTGTGTGAGGGCACTACACTGCAATTACATATCGCcggttggcctgtgccagctgattcaggctcgtggggcttgggctgcagggctgtttaattgtggtgtagcagtttgggctcaggctgagaCAGAGCTCTGAGGCCCTTCTCCctcacagagtcctagagcccagggTCCAGCTCGAGCcagaacgtctacactgcagttaaacagcctcttagccaaACCCGCAAGCCCAAGACTGtaggcatgggccagccgcaggtttttaattgcagtgtagacataccctgagtggaTCCGTTGAAGTCAAACAGACAACTCATGTTCTTCGAGtgaggcacatgcttaagtatcttgctgaattagGAGCATACTTATAATTTCCCTCAGTCTCTGCAGAAATGATTCCTTTTTCTCAACTACTTGCTGGCCTCCTTGTCTTCTGCAACCCTGAAAATCATGAGAGTGGTGTCTTGCTTTAATTTATTTGCTGTATATTCATTAATGGCTCTAGAATCCTTCCTAGCACCATGTTTATGCTCTGTGATTTCCTAGTTCCTCCCTGCTCCATTTCTTAAAActggttttatgtttgtttttctcctaTTCCTCAAGGCCTGCAACATTTTTAGAATTGATTAAAATGTCTGTACTTGGATTAATACAGAATGTGCACCAAATGATTCATGATCCACCTCATGATTCAAAAGTGTATTCTGTTGCACAGCAGCTCTAGCTGTATGTAACGATCTGAACGACATCACTTGCTCTCATATGATGGCTAATGCCCTCCgtttttcactttcctccccAAGAAAATCCCTTCCTTTTTGAAGTCACTGGATTTACTTGGGTTTTCTGGATTTTCTTGTGAACAGTGACTAAAGGTCCTCACTTAAAGCAAAACTGTGCCCTCACTCACCAAGGGTACATGGGGGAAAGCGTTATGAATCAGAAGGCCTAGTAACCAATATGCTAACAGAGGGTAGGATGGCACAAGGGAATCAGGGATGGGGTAGGGAGATGTCAGCACAGGATTCTACAGCACTCCTTACTGCTACTCCAAAAAGGAACAGTAAGCACCATTGCTACCTCACAAACTCTAGCAGGGGCTGCAAGCCAGGTCAGAATGCTCAGATGCCATGATGATTTGTATGATACAAATGCCCAGATAGACAGAAAGTCCGTGTGGCTGGACATGCCCTTCAGAGCACTGGCAACTAGCCAAGCCCCTTTCTAGCATTCAAATGTATGCCATGGCTGTACTTTACCCTGCTGCTGCATAGGTGCATTAAGGCGggggttctcaactaggggtacacATATCCCTGGGGATATGCAAAGGTCTTTCAGAgtgcacatcaactcatctagatatttgcttagttttacaacaagctaaataaaaagcactggcgaagccagtacaaactaaaatttcatacagataatgacTTGTTTTACTGCTCTATgttttatacactgaaatgtaagtacaatatttatattcctattgatttattttataattatatggtaaaaatgagaaagtaaccaatttttcagtaatagtgtgcagtGTCACTTTTGtgattttatgtctgattttgtaagcaagtagtttttaagtgagatgaaacttgggggtatacaagacaaatcagactcctgaaagggctacagtactctggaaaggttCAGAACCATTGCATTAAGGGAGGAAAGAGGATTTTATCATTGATTTAAATATCCTGTGCAGGTGTGACAAATGGGAGAGATGGAAATGCCTGTtaagagtacaggaaagtggtaGCCGTGAGGCTAAGAGCCACTACCTTAACTATGATTATTCTTGACTACTCACAAATATGTCTCTCTTTACCTCCATGCTGATCAACCAGCAATGTTAGAACATCACTGTCACATGTACACTTTATCTCCAGACATGGGAAGCACAGAGCTCACAGATTCCTGGTATTTCAGACCTCAGTGCCCAGCTCTTCTTTTTCTTAACAACATCATATTATTATGTTCAAGCCCTGTGCAAAAATCATGATTGTATCTAATAGCAAGACCTGCTGCTTTCATAAGCAAGGATTAATATACTGTGTGCTAAGCACCTTTAGGATTTTAGCAATTTACTGACAAGAGTATGAAGGACATGTTCATTAAAGACAGATGCATAAGACAACTCCTCTACTCAGAGTGGAGGCGGGGGAATGGTTAATTTCACCCAGCGAACATTTCTGATGCCCCATCATCTCCTGTGGAACTTGTGACCATTCAAAAGAGTAAGAGGGAATGACCCTCTAATCCTGCAGATGCCCTAAAATCTATGGGGAAATCCACAGATCTCTGGCATGTCTGAACCAAACCTTTCATGCTGCTCCCTGGATCCCCATGTCCTTTAACAGCCCAGTTCAATCAGAAGTCATGCTGTCAATGTGATCTACCCCTTCCCTAAGAAGGTAGATGCCAAAATGAAGTTATTGCTGGGTATAGTGGCTGCCCCTAGGCCTATGGCCATACCTTCCTAGCTTCTATCCGGCAGAGGGGTTTCTTCCATCTTGAAATACAGGTTGTAAGAGTAGTCTCTGCTGTTCTCCTTTGCATGTTTACTAGACAAGTTTGACTGATATTTCCCCTAACTTCATTCCTGATACACAACAGAGTGAAGTGTATCTTtggaggtgggaagggaaaggTGCTTACACTTAACCTATTGGTGAATCCCTGTGCTCCATGAGTACTGCCACTTCGTACTGTACTATGCCTTTTCAATATGCAGATCTTCCTATGGGAATGGTTTACTAGCTACATGTTTGAAATACATGGTCAGTGTTCAGCCAATAGTAAATCCTATAACAAGGGGATATATTAAAGTGGTTTCTGTTTAATCCAAGATTTCTTGTTCTGGCCTCTAATCATTCAGTGCAATCTCTACCATGATTGTCTTCCCAACAGTGACTATTATTAGCTGAAGCATATTTATTTGTGCTGGAAGGTCAAAGAAAGACTCATCATAAACTTGCACAGATAATCCCTTGATGGATTATCTCTGCTACTATTTAGCAAAACTTTCACATCACAATTAGGGGTCAGTAGTATCTAGTGTCAGTCCTACAGTGACTGGAAATAAAGGCTTCGTCTAATGATCTGAGAACAAGGAATGTtagagttctaatcctggctctgtcactgacttcttTTATGGCTTTATCTGATGAGTCACGTATGCTCTTTTCCTTGCTTTAAAACTGATATAACAGGGATGTTATAAGTATTAATTTATTTATGGATTTGATCCTCCTTTCCTTGGACACTCAAAATTCCTATCCATATCAGTGGCTGGTTGGGGTGAACAAGATCTGGCCCGCTGTTTGAAAACAACTTTGAAAATGAAAGGTACTATATATAGTGTAGGCTAAGTATTATTAAAtgctttcttctttgcttttggCTTCACAAAAATTTCTAAAAATCAGGTTTAAAGAGACATTTTAAACGGCACTGCAGCACTTCTATCAATTAAGCCAATGTTTGAAAAAAACTTTTCTATATTTTGAAAAAACAATGttgtattttaataattaaaaagaacACTTTCTAAAAACTTGTGGTGATAAATAGCCATTCCAGTCTTAAGAAAGCCTTCTAGATTTTATCAGCTTTCTACAAATGTATTTTGACCATTGGTTGTGCTTGCAATTTGTGGGCTATGTTTTGTATTCTGTGCACATGTAtgcgcacatacacacacgccTGTATGTAATGGGAGCTTTGGATGTGCAAGGATGAAGGCTCAGGTATTTGCTGTTGAATTCAATATGTAAATTTATATTGTTTAAATGATTCTCCTGGCAAGCATATGTGGATAATAGCTGACTAAATCCCACATATTTCTCTTGATAGGCCTACAAACAAAGTCTAGTCTAGCATAATTCTTTTTTCAATAGGAGCATTAATTACTGTGTCACTTGGGTGACTAAGCAGGTTTTGTTTATTCTTATTGTGATAAGCTGTGCTTTTATTAAGCATGTAATTTATATTACTGAAATTTATCTGTGATGGTACAGAAAATAAACATAGAAGTTATATCTAAGGACAGTGGAAGGCTCAAGAGTGAAGCACTCTATTAAAAACCTGATGGCTGATTGCAGCTTACAATTTTAGCCCTCATCAATCACTGTCTTGAATGATACATCAAATGATCTTCACCTATAAGGACAGTATTGAGAAAGCCAAGTGAACCAATAAATATTCTTGTTAGTAACACAATTACTACTAAATACGCTTGAGAACACAGTGAAgctttttattgtttgtatttcattttcagttacaCATAGGAGGAACACTCAATGCACTTGTATCACAGCAGGTGGCCACAGTCTGAAACTCTAATTTTGACTGCTGGACTTAAGTAGACCTGTCTTAAGATCTTAgctgaataaagaaaaaaaaaagaaagttatttcACTGATGTCTGACATCAGTTTATCCAGAATTATGGGTATTTATTTTGCAGGTGCTGTGGCTCATTTAACAAAGCAAACTGCTTCATCTCCCTACAGAGCAGAATAATCAATATTAAGTATTTTAGATGGTCTAAATTCTCCAGTGTTTGATGCAGTAAGGGTGTGCAACGGACACAAATAGAAAAAACTTCAGTTACAACATCAAATAGTACTTGGTCCCAGTTGTTTAAAGGTAAAGCACATAGaactttttgttttcccttaatGTTTGAGTAGAACTATTTAACTTATGAAGGAAACTATAATACAAGAGATAGCAATTGTTAAAGGATAAACCGAGGACACAGCCATATGTGTGATGCAGTTGAATACATCTAGGACTCTTattactacagtatttgtatttacTATTGTTTCGAATACAAATATAACATTTTGCACACTCCTGCTTCACACACATGTTCTGCCCAAGGAGTCATTTACACAGTTTATGTTCCTATTTTTAAATGCTGCAGTTTTCCTCCCGTCGCTTTTTAAAGTAAAGTTAACAGCTCTTTCCACTGAAAAAGAAATTACAGgtgcacataagtacaactatgGTCATACAGACACAAACAACTATTATGCACACCCCTACAACTTTCAAGAGAAAAGTTAAAGGCAAGCCTGCAAAATAAATAGACGTTTTACTCTCAAATTTTGTTTCCAACCCCGATCAGTTCTAAATCTTGATTTGCAGTTGCTCTCTTTTTGTAAGAGATGTGTGTTTTGGAAAAGCATCTTTGCAAGAGTCATTACATTGAAATGCAGGGCAGAACAATTTGGTGGCAGTATGTATTGATGTTATTGCAGCATCATGAATCTGACaactggggcgggaggggttCAAGCAGTGTGTCTTTACAATAGCAACTTGATTCTGcagacaaaaagggaaaaaattcatagaatTATTAAAGTGTCACAACAAAGACAGTAAGTATTCTGCATAAAATGGCACTGAAAAGTATATATATTCCATTATATCATGCTAAATGCACATGTGTTCAACATGTGAAGTAAACAGAATCCTTTAGGACACTTAATTTAGTGGGACTGTGTATAGAAtgttaatgtttatattaaaatcattttacttcaaatgatcctgatcctgcaacccttattcaggcaaaactgtcTTTGAAGCCAAAGGGAATTGTGGGTGTACAAAGGCAGCATGGGACCCAGAGTGTGCTGAAGTTAAGGTCACTCCTAAAACAGGGCCAGATCCAAACTAGTTGAAATAGATAGAAAAATTCATATTGAATGTTGGAGTTTTGGATCAAGCTCCAACTGCACAGTGAAATCTTCTGATCTTTCTGTCTAGAGAAGTAACTAGTTATCAGTCTCCTGAGAGGTGCAAATGAGAAGGCTGTGCTGGCACTTACACAGTTCAGTATGAACTATCGATCTGGAAGCAACATTCATTCCTTCCAATGAATATTACATTAACTCTGGCACTTAGTTTTATCTAAATATTGCCCCCAAAACTCCAAAATTCTTTGAGCAAAAACCAGAAGCACTGAAACTGCCTACCTTTGCTATTTCTATTTGTTCTAAGGTAGATGGCCCATATATTTCATGTAATCCTCACAAGGAGATGAGTAATCAAGAGACCGGAGCTACATCGGGGTTCTTACTATATTGCATTACAAATATTACTGGAAAGGGAGCAGGTCTCTGAAGGTGCATAATGGTGCATGAGAAGGGGATTAGAAGTGAAAGGAATGTTATTGCGAATGAGTGCAAAGAGAAAATACTTCGCATTTTAAAAGTCCTGCACGGAGAAGATACGCCAAGGCTCTCTTAATTCGACCCCAGTGTCACTAATCAGATTAGCTTCCGTTTGACCAGTTTACTGTTGTGAattaatttctgctttttttccgCCCTAGACAGATTGGCAGAATTGGATTAGAGAGCAAAGGCATCTTAAAAAGATGGGTTGTTTAACATTAATTGGGCTAAATGATTGTATTAATATATGGAATAACAGCAAACTGGTGTGAGTCACTCCTTATGGGCCTCCTTTGGCTGCGAGTTTAAATATGTAAAATGTCAGAAAAGTGTAGCGGCAATAAAATGAAAGCAGCTTGCAGGCTTTGGCACGAGCGCACGTACAATTTAATTTGATTTGTTAAACGTGATTTGACAATAGCTAAACAGAAATAAGTCTCTCAGCTGCGGGAAAACACACACAATGGGGTTGCTATTTTCATACTCAatagcccctccctgcccccagtttCAAGTATAAGGTGGTTAGCCTCAACCCATCATTGCCAATTCTTCCAGGTGTCTGCTCTGTCCGCTTACAAACTACGGTTTGGAGCCTTATAAAGTCCACGTGGCTCATTCCGTcatgttttaaattaaagaaacaaaGAGCAAGATAGCTGTAGCGAGACATTGCCAAAGGACTTGCAGAGACAGCTGATACAAAGTTCTCCTAGGGCATGCTGGGCGATAAACTTCTAGTTCAAGTACTGCCAAGCTGTAGATCTGTCCAAAAGCTCTCCAACTCCTAACATAGTGCTCTACGGGCTCTAGAGGGCATAATCCAGGAGAGAcaacagtgttttttttttttgtttgtttgttttttttttttaagagctatTGCTACTTAGCGGGATTACCAGGGCTAGAGGAGAAACTTTTACAGATTCGCCCCTCTGAAGGGAAGCAAAGCCCTGCTTGCCTGATTGAACTTCGCTCTCCCATTAGAGCAGCCTTTTAGAGAAATGATAACATTGTAACAATAATCAACCTACCTGTAGAATCAGACACAAAAGTGTATTCAAGCAGCCCGGGAGAACACAATGCATTCAACATTCAGCTTGTGCATCTAAAACGCATCAATTTATGAAAAGCTTGTTTGAAGTCTTCATTGGACATTGTATAGATTATGGGATTGATTAAAGAGTTGAGATATCCTAGCCAGGTGAAAAAGTCAAAGATGGCCATGTGGAACCAGCAAGCGTCCTTGCAAATAGGCAACACCAAGGTAATGATGAAGAAGGGCAACCAACAGACAATGAAGGCTCCTAAAATAATCCCTAAAGTCTTGGTAGCTTTCCGCTCCCTAGCAGCCGTGAGCTTCTTTTTCTCCAGAAGGGCATCCGAGATCTTCACCTTGACCTGATTCATATATACAGGAGATCCGGTTTCACTGGAAGCCTCTGGGGCCTTCGAGTTTATGGAGGTGACAGATGACGATGATCCGGGGGAGTCGGTTATTAAATGAGCCCTTGTTAATCTTTTGCCTGTTTTCGTTGGCGACTGTTTCAAAATCCGAGATCTGGCTTCCACATAGATCCTTCCATAGAGGGCTATCAGCAGCAAGGTGGGGAAGTAGAAGGCTCCCACTGTGGAGTAAACGGTGTACAGTATGTGGTCTGTGTTCACCACACAGTCAGAAACTTCTTCCGCTTTCGCTTGACGCCAAAACAAAGGCGGCATGGAGATGGAGATAGAGAAGACCCAGACCAAAGCGATCATGCCCGCTGCCCTCTTGGGAGTCCTTTTCGTAGAATATTCAACTGCATCGGTGATCGCCCAGTATCTGTCCAGGGCGATGACACACAAGTGGAGGATGGAGGCTGTGCAACAAGTAATATCCGAAGATAACCATACATCGCAGACGATCTGGCCCAAAGTCCATTTCCCGGTCACAGTATACATGGTGCTAATGGGCATGACAAGGATAGACACAAGAAGGTCCGTGACAGCCAGGGAGGCTATGAGATAGTTGGCCGGAGTGTGCAATTTCCTCGTCTGGTAGACGGTTGCAATTACAAATGCATTAGAGAGCATGGTGGCGAGAGTGATAAGAGCCAAGATAATGGTGAGGACTATCTTCCAGGAGAGCGGAGTGGCATCTTGGTAGATCCCTTCCGCTGCACTGCAATTGCGGTCGTGGTACGAGTCATTGGTCTGAAGCACCTTCAGGTTGTCGGGTGCTGGCTGGCAGGGAGCCGCTTGCTCCATCACTTTCTCAGCCGAAGCGTCAGCCGGCAAACTGACGGGCGTTGAGTTAGCAACCCAAGGCGGCAAATGGCAGGGCAGCTCCCCCCGCCAGGAAACCGATCGCCTGCGGAGCGGGCTGCACCTCTTCCAACTCCGCCGGCCCCGGCACGGACTGGGGAGAGGCGACGCTCCCCATCCCCGCCCGAGCCGGGCAATCCAATGGGGAGCCTTCTCGCTTCTCCTGCGCCCTGGCGGGTCCCTGCCCAGCGGCGCCAGCGAAACCCGGGCACCGCGCGAGCCGGTGCATTAGCACGCGGGGCTGCAGCCAGCCTGAAACCGCCCCGCG
This region includes:
- the HTR1B gene encoding 5-hydroxytryptamine receptor 1B, which produces MEQAAPCQPAPDNLKVLQTNDSYHDRNCSAAEGIYQDATPLSWKIVLTIILALITLATMLSNAFVIATVYQTRKLHTPANYLIASLAVTDLLVSILVMPISTMYTVTGKWTLGQIVCDVWLSSDITCCTASILHLCVIALDRYWAITDAVEYSTKRTPKRAAGMIALVWVFSISISMPPLFWRQAKAEEVSDCVVNTDHILYTVYSTVGAFYFPTLLLIALYGRIYVEARSRILKQSPTKTGKRLTRAHLITDSPGSSSSVTSINSKAPEASSETGSPVYMNQVKVKISDALLEKKKLTAARERKATKTLGIILGAFIVCWLPFFIITLVLPICKDACWFHMAIFDFFTWLGYLNSLINPIIYTMSNEDFKQAFHKLMRFRCTS